The nucleotide sequence TACTTAATATCAACTTCATTTATTTTATTTGCATCAAATACCATATCCATGATAAACCCATATGTCTCAAAATAATCACTATAGCTACTCGCTTGTGATTTAACGACGTCTAATAGTGAATATGTAGGAAATACATTCATATAAAAATAATTGTGATGTAGCTTTCCATCAACATCTACGACAACGGGAATAAATTGAACACCAGAAATGAAATTATCAATGAAAGTATTAACCAAACGCTGATGTGGTATCAAGTCAATCGCTTTAAGTACGTCAGACATATTTCGCTGTCGATATACTTCCCTAACATTAATTAAAGGCTTGTCAAAATACAATTTAATAGACAAGTCGCTTTTATCCAGAATATTCTTATACTTGCTATCAAAAGAAAATGAAGCTTCACCCCTTATAAAGTCACTTTTTAACTGATAAAATTTCACTGAGCCTCCAATTCAATAAACCTAGCGTCATTAAAATAATTATCCTACGCATGCACTCGGGTGGTCACTGTGAGAGTAGTCTGTTATTCAAAGGCAGATCCGATAGACCAGCTATCCACCCGTTCAAAACTCAAACCTGTAAGATTCGCCTCACGAAGTGCCTGCACAACTGTTTCATGGAACAGGAATTTAGGCTTCTCTTCCAATGTGAATACTAATCGTTTTTCTAGAGGGATTTTATCTAGAACATTTTCATCCAATGATAACACCTCTAACGTAAAATCATCATCTACATAAGTGCCATCTATTTCTGACCGTCCATGGTGGATTGCTTTATGATGATTCCAGATATGCATGTAATAGTGTTCTGACCAAATTTTATCGCCATTGACGATATTGGTTTGATAAAAATCTACACCGGGTAAGTGAAACGGCTCCAGAACTTGCCTGAATTTTTCAGAGACCAACTGCTCTGCGGTTTCATGATAGTCACACGGCTGAAATTTGGCGCGATTACCTTCTGTAATTTCAACAACACCAGGACCAAAAACATGATTTTTCAAGGACCAAAGAGACATTAAATGATCTAACCCTTCATCAGAATCCTCCGCCATATCTAACATATATGCGCCTGACTCATGATTTTCTCTCAAAATATAGTACTGACTGTCATATTTCATGATTACAACTTCCGATGAATCCGAATATGTTGATCTGCATGCTGAATCTTATCCGCCAAATCTGGATGAAAATATAATGCCTCATCATCATAGGCCAACCAAACTTGTTCTCCGGATTGAATGGCACTCGCAACCTTATACAAGGGTTTCGCCTGAACAAACTCGTATTCCAAATCCTCTTCATCGAAACGAACCATCGCTGGCAGGGTGTCGATTTTTTCAGCGATGTCTAATTCATCGCTGATATACATGCCAGGGAAAAGAGTAAAATCAAGGATAACTTTTGGCTCATCTGAATAAAATTTTGTCTTTACCACTTCCGCCAGTGGACCCGGTTGTTGAAAGCTTTGTTTGATCAAGTTTTCCATCAGATGATCTCCACAGGTGTTAATTTAACTCCTGATACATTTAGCTGACTTAAAATCAACTTCACCTTTTCGTTAACAATAATTTTCCAGCAATGTTCCTTTACTCTAAAGACATCGTGAACAATATTGGACTTAGCTAATTTTTTTGAATCAATTACCATTCGAGTAACTGTTTTGTAGCTTTCATAATAATTACTGTATCTCCTTGCTTCGGAGGCATACTCATTGAGTAATGGATATGAAGCAAAAACATTCATGTGATAATAATTCTTATATAACTTTCCGTCATTATTAACTGAAACAGGAAAAAATTGCACCCCACGAATATAATTATACGTAAGTATGTCTACAATATTTTGTATAGGCAATAAGTCAAGCGCCTTAAGGATATCAGACATTGCTTTTTCCTTATATTCTTCATCGACAAATATTTTAGGCGGAGAATTATAGAACCTAACCCCTAGCTGACTATAATCAAGGATGTCGATGTAATCTTCATCAAAATGAAATGAAGCCTCACCTTCAATAAACTCTCCCTCTAGCACATAATAGTTCATTTACCCACCTGATTTATCAAGAATACTTTTATCATTAAAATAACAGTCAGATATATAGCCTTATTTCCCTAGCCACAACATTTAAAAAAGACTCACCTTCATTACAATTAAATTACATCATTGTATCTTTCATTTCTTGATATTATATAAGTGTAATGACCATTCATCTACTCGCTGAAAACTCAAACCTGTGAGATTCGCCTCACGAAGTGCCTGAACGATTGTTTCATGGAATAAAAATATTGGATCTTCTTCTAACCTGAATACAAGACGTTCTTCAAGTGGAATCTTATCTAAAACATTTTCATCAAGTGATAAAGATTCTAATATAAAATCATCATCAATATAAGTACCATCTATCTTTGACCTTCCTTTATAAATTGCTCTATGATGATGCCAGACATGTATATAATAATGTTCACTCCACGTTTTACTTCCGCTAACAATATTTGTTTGGTAAAAATCCACGCCAGGTAAGTTAAACGGTGCCAGAACTTGCCTAAATTTTTCAGAGACCAACTGCTCTGCGGTTTCATGATAGTCACACGGCTGAAATTTGGCGAGATTACCTTCTGTAATTTCTACAACGCCAGGGCCAAGAACATGATTTTTTAAAGACCATAGAGACATTAAATGATCTAACCCTTCATCAGAATTCTCCGCCATATCTAACATATATGCGCCTGACTCATGATTTTCTCTCAAAATATAGTACTGACTGTCGTATTTCATATTATTACCATACATGTAACTTCCAGATGAACCTGACTAGCCCCAGACCTCTGACTCAAATCTCATTACATTCTGCTGTATCCATCATTAAAGCCCCAGTGAAGGGGCCGACATTAATCACATTATTTATAGCGATTACAAATCATCATAAAAATCATCGTCATCGTCTTCAAAGGCAGATCCGATCGACCAGCTATCGACACGGCGAAAACCTAAACCACTGAGGTCAGCGGCTCTGAGGGCTGCAACGACAGACTCATGAAACAGAAAAGTTGGGTCTTCTCTCAATCGAAAAACCAATCTTTTTTCTAAAGGGACTTGATCCAGCACCTCTTCATCTAACGACAGTTTCAATAGAGTAAACCTGTCACCGACATAGGTTCCAGATATTTCACTCCGCTTCTTATGAATCGCTTGATGATGATACCAGATATGCATGTAATAGTGTTCTGACCAAATTTTATCGCCATTGACGATATTGGTTTGATAAAAATCTACGCCAGGTAAGTGAAATGGATCCAGAACTTTCCTGAACTTTTCAGAGACCAATTGCTCTGCCGTTTCATGATAATCACACGGCTGAAATTTGGCGAGATTACCCTCTGAAATACCAACTCTTCCCGGTCCAATAACGTGCCTTTTCAAGGACCATAGAGACATCAAATGCCCTAACCCTTCATCTGATCCTTCTATTTTATCTAACATGTAATCCGTTGCACGACCACTTTCTTTTAACATGTAGTATTGACTATCATATTTCATTTTCTTGCCATCACACGATTCGTCTTCTCATTGACCATCTCTCAAACTGTTGATAATTCAGAATATTGAAAAAACATATGGCCACCATAAACATTTTATGGCAGCCAGTGTCGTAATAGTCTGTTATTCAAAGGCCGAACCAATTGACCATTCATCTACCCGCTGAAAGCTCAAACCTGTGAGATTAGCCTCACGAAGTGCCTGCACAACTGTTTCATGGAACAGGAATTTTGGCTTCTCTTCCAATGTGAATACTAAACGTTTTTCTAGAGGAATTTTATCTAGTACATTTTCATCCAATGACAACACCTCTAACGTAAAATCATCATCTACATAAGTGCCATCTATTTTTGACCGTCCATGGTGGATTGCCTTATGATGATTCCAAATGTGCATGTAATAGTGTTCTGACCAAATTTTATCACCATTGACGATATTGGTTTGATAAAAATCTACACCGGGTAATTGAAACGGCGCCAGAACTTTCCTGAATTTTTCAGAAACCAATTGTTCTGCCGTTTCATGATAATCGCAAGGGAAAAAATTTGATGTATTTCCATCATACACTTTCACTTTTCCTGGCCCTAAAACTCGACGACTAATCGAACGCAATGACATCAGACTGAACAATCCTTCATCAGTACCCTCTGTATGTCCAAGCATATATGCGCCTGACTCATGATTTTCTCTCAAAATATAGTACTGACTGTCATATTTCATGGTGTCACATATCCTATAGCTTCAAATATATCGATTTAATTTTTCCAGATTTTTACTACTAAAGACTGTCATACAATTCATCATCGAATGTTGATCCAATAGACCACTCATGAACACGAATAAAACTCACACCAGTTACATTAGCATCACGGAGTGCTTTTACAACAGTTTCATGGAACAGAAACTTAGGTTTTTCTTCCAATGTGAATACTAATCGTTTTTCAAGGGGTATTTTATCTAGCACATTTTCATCTAATGATAACGCCTCTAATATGAAATCATCATTTCTATATGTACCATCTACTTTTGAGCGGCCTTTATGGCTCACACTATAATGGTTCCATATGTGCATAAAATAATGATCATGCCAGACACTATTATTATGAATGATATCTGTTTGATAGAAATCAACACCAGGCAAGTTAAACGGCAACAAAACTTGCCTGAATTTTTCAGATACCAACTGCTCTGCTGTTTCATGGTAATCAAAAGGCTTAAAATTACTCATATCACCATGTGAAACTTTAACTTTACCAGGCCCTAACACACGACGACGAATTGAATGAATTGACATTAGGTGTTCCAACCCCTCATCTGAATCCATACGCTGACCTAGCATGTAAGCACCAGACTCTGAGTTTTCTCTCAAGATATAGTATTCATTGTCGTACTTCATATTATTACCATACATGTAACTTCCAGATGAACCTGACTAGCCCCAGACCTCTGACTCAAATCTCATTACATTCTGCTGTATCCATCATTAAATCCCCCAGTGAAGGGGCCGACATTAATAACACTATTAATATCAATTACAACTCATCATAAAAATCACCGTCGTCATCTTCAAAGGCAGATCCGATCGACCAGCTATCGACACGGCGAAAGCCTAAACCACTGAGATCAGCGGCACTGAGGGCTGCAACGACAGACTCATGAAACAGAAATGTTGGGTCTTCTCGCAACCGGAAAACCAATCTTTTTTCTAAAGGGACTTGATCCAGCACCTCTTCATCTAACGACAGTTTCAACAGAGTAAACCTGTCACCGACATAGGTTCCAGATATTTCACTCCGCTTCTTATGAATCGCTTGATGATGATTCCAGATATGCATGTAATAGTGTTCTGACCAAATTTTATCGCCATTGACGATATTGGTTTGATAAAAGTCCACGCCAGGTAAGTGAAACGGTGCCAGAACTTGCCTGAATTTTTCAGAGACCAACTGCTCTGCGGTTTCATGATAGTCACACGGTTGAAACTTAGCGCGATTACCTTCAGATATACCTACCCGACCCGGCCCCAGCACTTTTCGGTGAATAGGGAAAAGAGACATTAATCTCTCTAATCCATCATCTGAACCTTCAATTTGGTTTAACATGTAACTAGTCGAATCACCACTCTCTCCCAGAGTATAATATTCACTATCATATTTCATTTTCTTGCCATTATACGATTTGTCTTCAAATCGACTATCTCTCAACCTATTGATAATTCTGAATATTGAAAAAACATATGGCCACCAGAAGCACTTTAGGCAGCCATTGTAGTAATAGTCTGTTATTCAAAGGCCGAACCAATTGACCATTCATCTACCCGCAAAAACTTCAAGCCTGTTAAATTAGCTTCACGTAGAGCATTCACAACAGTTTCATGGAATAAAAATTTAGGTTTTTCTTCTAACCTAAAGACAAGACGCTCTGCTAATGGTATTTCTTCTAATACCTTATCATCCAAGGACAGACTTTCTAAGGTAAAACTATATGTTTTATAATTTCCATCAATTTCAGAACGTAATAAGTTTATACATTTATAACTATTCCAAATATGAAGATAATAATAATCTGACCAAACCTTATTACCATTGATGATATTTGTTTGATAAAAATCAACGCCAGGTAAGTTAAATTTCAACAATACCTGTCTAAATTTACCCGAGATCAACTGTTCTGCAGTCTCATGATAATCGCATGGGCTAAACCTGCTAGAATCGCCATCCAACACTTCTACAATGCCTGGACCTAACACCCTTTTACTAATGGACCTAAGTGACATTAGATGCTCTAATCCTTCATCAGAACCATCAGCTTGTTCAAGCATATATGCACCTGACTCATGATTTTCTCTCAATATATAGTACTGACTGTCGTATTTCATATTATTTTCATGCAAGGAATTTCCCAATGAACAGACTCAGCCACAGGCCTCTGAGTCAATGTTTATCAAATCCAGCCGTATCTATCATTAAAGCCCCACTGAAGGGGGCAATATCAATTACATTATTTATATCAATTACAAATCATCATAAAAATCATCGTCGTCGTCTTCAAAGGCAGATCCGATCGACCAACTATCGACACGGCGAAAGCCTAAACCACTGAGGTCAGCGTCACTGAGGGCTGCAACGACAGATTCATGAAACAAAAAAACAGGTTTTTCTTCCAAGGTGAAAACAAGCCTTTTTTCTAAAGGGACTTGATCAAGGACTTTTTCATCTAAAGACAACTTCAATAGGGTAAATCGGTCATCAACATAAGTCCCTAATATTTCACTCCGCTTCTTATGAATCGCTTGATGATGATTCCAGATATGCATGTAATAGTGTTCTGACCAAATTTTATCACCATTGACGATATTGGTTTGATAAAAATCCACGCCAGGTAAGTTAAACGGTGCCAGAACTTGCCTGAATTTTTCAGAGACCAACTGCTCTGCGGTTTCATGATAGTCACACGGTTTAAACTTAGCACGATTACCTTCAGATATACCTACCCGGCCCGGCCCCAGCACTTTTCGATGAATAGGGAAAAGAGACATTAACCTCTCTAACCCATCATCTGAACCTTCAATTTGGTTTAACATGTAACTAGTCGAATCACCACTCTCTTCCAAAAGATAATACTGACTGTCATATTTCATGATTACAGCTTCCGGTGAATCCGAATATGTTGATCTGCATGCTGAATCTTATACGCCAAATCTGGATGAAAATACAATGCCTCATCATCATAGGCCAACCAAACTTGTTCTCCAGATTGAATGGCAGCCGCGACCCTATGCAAAGGCTTTGCCTG is from Photobacterium sp. TLY01 and encodes:
- a CDS encoding imm11 family protein — protein: MKFYQLKSDFIRGEASFSFDSKYKNILDKSDLSIKLYFDKPLINVREVYRQRNMSDVLKAIDLIPHQRLVNTFIDNFISGVQFIPVVVDVDGKLHHNYFYMNVFPTYSLLDVVKSQASSYSDYFETYGFIMDMVFDANKINEVDIKYDVFRVKEFSSSIVINEKVKRIIEDNNITGVVASPVEII
- a CDS encoding imm11 family protein — encoded protein: MKYDSQYYILRENHESGAYMLDMAEDSDEGLDHLMSLWSLKNHVFGPGVVEITEGNRAKFQPCDYHETAEQLVSEKFRQVLEPFHLPGVDFYQTNIVNGDKIWSEHYYMHIWNHHKAIHHGRSEIDGTYVDDDFTLEVLSLDENVLDKIPLEKRLVFTLEEKPKFLFHETVVQALREANLTGLSFERVDSWSIGSAFE
- a CDS encoding imm11 family protein; translated protein: MNYYVLEGEFIEGEASFHFDEDYIDILDYSQLGVRFYNSPPKIFVDEEYKEKAMSDILKALDLLPIQNIVDILTYNYIRGVQFFPVSVNNDGKLYKNYYHMNVFASYPLLNEYASEARRYSNYYESYKTVTRMVIDSKKLAKSNIVHDVFRVKEHCWKIIVNEKVKLILSQLNVSGVKLTPVEII